One segment of Stappia sp. 28M-7 DNA contains the following:
- a CDS encoding NADP-dependent oxidoreductase: MPMNRVVRLVKRPAPGLVTPDCFEIRDEPLPEPGEGEFRVRISHVSLDPAMRGWVNEGKSYVPPVGLGDVMRSFSAGVVEASRNPDFQEGEAVVGLFGVQTHAVSDGKGVQRADTSIAPLQSWIGGLGMPGLTAYFGLLRVAEAKEGDTVVVSAASGAVGSIVGQIARIKGCRAVGIAGGPEKCRALVEEDGFDAAVDYKAGNLTADLAAACPGGIDVNFENVGGEILDTVLAQMNTFGRIAVCGLISAYNATTPQPGPANLRFLLTQRLRMQGFIVFDFIRENPVALADLSQWVSQGRLKFREDVREGGVDAFPQVLNLLYTGGNFGKLSLKV, translated from the coding sequence ATGCCGATGAACCGCGTCGTGCGTCTGGTCAAGCGCCCGGCCCCGGGCCTTGTCACGCCGGATTGCTTCGAGATCCGGGACGAGCCGCTGCCGGAGCCGGGGGAGGGCGAGTTCCGCGTCCGCATCAGCCATGTCTCGCTGGATCCGGCCATGCGCGGCTGGGTCAATGAGGGCAAGTCCTACGTGCCGCCCGTTGGCCTCGGCGATGTCATGCGCTCCTTTTCCGCCGGTGTCGTGGAGGCCTCGCGCAATCCCGACTTCCAGGAGGGCGAGGCCGTCGTCGGCCTGTTCGGCGTGCAGACCCATGCCGTGTCGGACGGCAAGGGCGTGCAGCGCGCCGACACCTCGATCGCTCCGCTGCAAAGCTGGATCGGCGGCCTCGGCATGCCGGGCCTGACCGCCTATTTCGGCCTGCTGCGGGTTGCCGAGGCGAAGGAGGGCGATACGGTGGTCGTTTCCGCCGCCTCCGGCGCGGTCGGCTCCATCGTCGGCCAGATCGCCAGGATCAAGGGCTGCCGGGCGGTCGGCATCGCCGGTGGACCTGAAAAGTGCCGGGCGCTGGTCGAGGAGGACGGGTTCGACGCGGCGGTCGACTACAAGGCCGGCAATCTTACCGCGGATCTGGCCGCTGCCTGTCCGGGGGGCATCGACGTCAATTTCGAGAATGTCGGCGGCGAGATCCTCGACACGGTGCTGGCGCAGATGAACACGTTCGGGCGCATTGCCGTCTGCGGCCTGATCTCGGCCTACAACGCGACGACGCCGCAGCCGGGTCCCGCCAACCTGCGGTTTCTGCTGACCCAGCGGCTGCGCATGCAGGGCTTCATCGTCTTCGACTTCATCCGCGAAAACCCGGTCGCCCTTGCCGACCTGTCGCAATGGGTCTCGCAAGGGCGGCTGAAGTTCCGCGAGGACGTGCGCGAGGGCGGGGTGGACGCCTTCCCGCAGGTGCTGAACCTGCTCTATACCGGCGGAAATTTCGGCAAGCTTTCGCTGAAAGTCTGA